One Natronolimnobius sp. AArcel1 genomic region harbors:
- a CDS encoding 50S ribosomal protein L14: protein MEAMKADVTQGLKKGSLVTCADNTGARELKVISVAGYHGTKSRQPKAGLGDKVTVSVTKGTPEMRRQVLEAVIVRQRKSIRRPDGTRLKFEDNAAVIIDENEEPRGTEIKGPIAREVAERFGAIASTATMIV from the coding sequence ATGGAGGCAATGAAAGCCGACGTCACTCAGGGACTGAAGAAGGGCTCGCTGGTCACGTGTGCCGACAACACTGGCGCACGCGAACTCAAAGTCATCAGCGTAGCAGGGTACCACGGCACCAAGAGCCGCCAGCCAAAGGCGGGTCTCGGTGACAAAGTGACCGTTTCGGTCACGAAGGGTACCCCGGAGATGCGCCGACAGGTCCTCGAGGCAGTGATCGTTCGCCAGCGGAAATCGATCCGCCGGCCGGACGGCACCCGTCTCAAGTTCGAGGACAACGCGGCGGTCATCATCGACGAGAACGAAGAGCCCCGCGGAACGGAGATCAAGGGCCCAATCGCTCGCGAAGTCGCAGAGCGCTTCGGTGCAATTGCCTCTACCGCGACGATGATCGTCTAA
- a CDS encoding ribonuclease P protein component 1, with protein MALTPETLPRHELNGLPVRVVESTDDSRVGISGRVVIETTKTLSIEICVPQEAERWRGGVTAECDGESRVVTVPKSGSTFEFAITDEAADAEKALGTASKLADTQPAAPDDSSDATDRASATGAGCRGDGSTDHCHAAGEGVAYVTVDGSRLLSRPARRTETNGDSPWQ; from the coding sequence ATGGCACTGACACCCGAGACCCTCCCACGGCACGAACTCAACGGATTGCCGGTCCGCGTCGTCGAGAGTACCGACGACTCGCGAGTCGGCATTTCGGGGCGAGTCGTCATCGAGACGACGAAGACCCTCTCCATTGAGATTTGCGTTCCGCAGGAGGCGGAACGATGGCGAGGCGGTGTAACCGCCGAGTGCGACGGTGAGTCTCGAGTTGTGACAGTGCCGAAGTCGGGCTCGACGTTCGAGTTCGCGATCACAGATGAAGCCGCCGACGCCGAGAAGGCGTTGGGGACTGCGTCCAAACTGGCCGACACTCAACCTGCAGCGCCGGACGATTCGTCCGACGCGACAGACCGAGCCAGCGCCACCGGCGCTGGCTGTCGTGGCGATGGGTCAACTGACCACTGCCACGCTGCTGGCGAGGGCGTAGCCTACGTTACGGTCGATGGTTCGCGATTGCTCTCACGACCCGCCCGACGCACGGAAACGAATGGTGACTCACCATGGCAATAG
- a CDS encoding 50S ribosomal protein L3, translated as MPQANSPRKGSLGFGPRKRATSEVPRFNSWPEDDGQPTLQGFAGYKAGMTHVVMVDDKANSPTEGMEQTVPVTIVETPPMRAVALRAYEDTPYGKQPVTEVWTDEFVSELDRVLDVPGDDYDTDASADELRGLLEEGRVDDVRVITHTVPGDLPSMPKKKPDVMETRVGGGSVSDRVDYALELLEDDGGEHVMNDVFRAGEYVDASGVTKGKGTQGPVKRWGVQKRKGKHARQGWRRRIGNLGPWNPSRVRSTVPQQGQMGYHQRTELNKRLVDIGEGTDATVDGGFVNYGEVDGPHALIKGSLPGPNKRLVRFRPAIRPGDQPRLDPEVRYVSTASNQG; from the coding sequence ATGCCACAAGCAAATTCACCACGCAAAGGCTCACTCGGTTTCGGCCCACGAAAGCGTGCGACCAGCGAGGTCCCACGCTTCAATTCGTGGCCGGAAGACGACGGACAGCCGACGCTCCAGGGTTTCGCGGGCTATAAGGCCGGCATGACCCACGTCGTAATGGTCGACGACAAAGCGAACTCGCCGACCGAAGGGATGGAACAGACCGTCCCTGTTACGATCGTGGAGACGCCGCCTATGCGCGCCGTTGCTCTGCGTGCGTACGAAGACACGCCGTACGGAAAACAGCCCGTCACCGAAGTCTGGACCGACGAGTTCGTTTCTGAACTCGATCGTGTTCTTGACGTTCCCGGTGACGACTACGATACCGACGCATCCGCAGACGAACTCCGTGGCCTTCTCGAGGAAGGTCGCGTTGACGACGTCCGCGTCATCACGCATACGGTTCCGGGGGACCTTCCCTCGATGCCGAAGAAGAAACCGGACGTGATGGAGACGCGCGTTGGCGGTGGCTCAGTGTCCGACCGCGTCGACTACGCCCTCGAGCTGCTCGAGGACGACGGTGGCGAGCACGTCATGAACGACGTGTTCCGCGCCGGCGAGTATGTCGACGCAAGCGGCGTCACGAAAGGTAAGGGTACCCAAGGTCCCGTCAAGCGATGGGGCGTCCAGAAACGAAAGGGCAAGCACGCCCGGCAGGGATGGCGCCGCCGCATCGGGAACCTTGGCCCATGGAACCCGTCCCGTGTTCGCTCGACGGTCCCACAGCAGGGACAGATGGGCTACCACCAGCGGACGGAACTGAACAAGCGCCTCGTCGACATCGGCGAGGGCACAGACGCGACGGTCGACGGCGGCTTCGTCAACTACGGCGAAGTCGACGGCCCGCACGCGTTGATTAAGGGCTCGCTCCCCGGGCCAAACAAGCGCCTCGTGCGCTTCCGCCCGGCGATCCGACCTGGAGACCAGCCACGCCTCGACCCAGAGGTTCGGTACGTCTCCACCGCATCTAACCAGGGATAA
- a CDS encoding HalOD1 output domain-containing protein, translating into MQTETSPDTETDELQYDQTNDRYVFHHDVDGTATITTTIVHALASIAETDVSQGEFSLYDSIDPDALDRLFRPKADGTERSGGHVAFTALEHEVFVYANGDVIIYPPAETTQGRHRPSA; encoded by the coding sequence ATGCAAACGGAAACCTCACCTGACACAGAGACGGACGAGCTGCAATATGACCAGACCAACGACCGATACGTCTTCCACCACGACGTCGATGGAACGGCGACGATAACGACGACTATCGTCCACGCGCTCGCCTCAATTGCGGAGACCGATGTCTCCCAGGGAGAGTTCTCGCTCTACGATAGCATCGACCCCGACGCGCTTGACCGACTCTTCCGCCCGAAAGCAGACGGCACCGAGCGATCCGGCGGCCACGTCGCGTTTACTGCCCTCGAGCACGAGGTGTTCGTGTACGCGAACGGCGACGTCATCATCTACCCGCCCGCAGAGACCACTCAGGGTCGGCACCGGCCGTCAGCGTAA
- the rpmC gene encoding 50S ribosomal protein L29 yields the protein MAILHVAEVRDMTPAEREEELEELETELLNQKSVLAAGGAPENPGRIGEISRTIARIKTIQTEEGDFDDE from the coding sequence ATGGCAATTCTCCACGTCGCAGAGGTCCGCGACATGACGCCTGCAGAACGGGAAGAAGAACTCGAGGAACTCGAGACTGAACTCCTGAACCAGAAGTCCGTCCTCGCAGCCGGTGGTGCCCCGGAAAACCCGGGTCGAATTGGCGAAATTAGCCGCACCATTGCTCGGATCAAGACGATCCAGACTGAAGAAGGCGACTTCGACGACGAATAA
- the rplX gene encoding 50S ribosomal protein L24, which yields MSKQPHKQRTQTERAPLHKRQKQLHATLSDDLREEYDTRRTRVNAGDTVEVMRGDHAGEEGEVLKAILEDSTIHVEDVTVETADGEEVPRPVDPSNVRITALDLEDDRREARLEGESEGDNE from the coding sequence ATGAGCAAGCAACCACACAAACAGCGAACGCAGACGGAGCGTGCACCGCTTCACAAGCGGCAGAAACAGCTCCACGCAACGCTGTCTGACGACCTCCGCGAGGAGTACGATACCCGTCGAACCCGCGTTAACGCGGGCGACACGGTCGAGGTCATGCGTGGGGACCACGCCGGCGAGGAAGGCGAGGTTCTCAAGGCAATCCTCGAAGACAGCACGATTCACGTCGAGGACGTGACGGTCGAGACGGCCGACGGCGAAGAGGTGCCACGGCCAGTCGACCCATCGAACGTCCGCATTACGGCACTCGATCTCGAGGACGACCGCCGAGAGGCCCGTCTCGAGGGCGAGTCCGAAGGTGATAACGAATGA
- a CDS encoding 30S ribosomal protein S3, which produces MADEHQFIENGLQRSQIDEFFQEELGRAGYGGMDVAKTPMGTQIVLKAEKPGMVIGKGGENIRKVTTALEEKFNLEDPQVDVQEVDEPDLNARIVADRLANALERGWYFRKAGHTTIDRIMESGALGAEIVLSGKVTGARSRVEKFNRGYIKHNGEPAEEIVDHGQGTAVMKLGTIGVTVKIIPPNAELPDDFGVHEDLDPEELVPDAVEANEAEGVEELLEGEPEDAEAADEGAEAPADDAVETAADEDGDLDEEVVEEVIEEEVEADDDDEFEEVEVPEDEDVEEELEELEEDVEAEAEELVAEMEEEDADDADEGGDD; this is translated from the coding sequence ATGGCTGACGAACACCAATTCATCGAAAATGGCCTGCAGCGGTCCCAGATTGATGAGTTCTTTCAGGAAGAACTCGGCCGCGCTGGCTACGGTGGCATGGACGTCGCCAAGACGCCGATGGGTACGCAGATCGTCCTCAAGGCCGAAAAGCCCGGGATGGTCATCGGCAAAGGTGGCGAGAACATCCGAAAGGTCACGACCGCACTCGAGGAGAAGTTCAACCTCGAGGATCCACAGGTCGATGTCCAGGAAGTCGACGAACCGGACCTCAACGCCCGGATCGTCGCGGACCGACTGGCGAACGCACTCGAGCGTGGCTGGTACTTCCGGAAAGCTGGTCACACGACGATTGACCGGATCATGGAATCCGGCGCACTCGGCGCTGAGATCGTCCTCTCCGGCAAGGTGACGGGCGCTCGCTCGCGCGTTGAGAAGTTCAACCGCGGCTACATCAAGCACAACGGCGAACCCGCCGAGGAGATCGTCGACCACGGCCAGGGTACGGCCGTCATGAAGCTCGGGACGATCGGTGTGACGGTGAAAATCATCCCGCCGAACGCCGAACTCCCCGATGACTTCGGTGTCCACGAAGATCTGGACCCCGAGGAACTCGTCCCCGACGCCGTCGAAGCCAACGAGGCCGAAGGCGTCGAGGAACTGCTTGAGGGCGAACCCGAGGATGCTGAGGCAGCCGACGAGGGTGCCGAGGCACCGGCTGACGACGCTGTCGAGACCGCCGCCGACGAGGATGGCGACCTCGACGAGGAAGTCGTCGAAGAGGTCATCGAAGAAGAAGTCGAGGCTGACGATGACGACGAGTTCGAAGAAGTCGAGGTCCCCGAAGACGAGGACGTCGAGGAAGAACTCGAGGAACTCGAAGAGGATGTCGAGGCCGAAGCTGAAGAACTCGTCGCCGAGATGGAAGAAGAGGATGCTGACGATGCAGACGAGGGAGGTGACGACTGA
- a CDS encoding 50S ribosomal protein L23, with protein MSTIIEHPLVTEKAMNDMDFENKLQFVCNPDASKPEIRDIVEARFDVTVDDINTQVTMKGKKKAIIKLAEEDDAQEVASRIGVF; from the coding sequence ATGAGCACGATCATCGAGCACCCACTGGTGACCGAGAAGGCGATGAACGACATGGACTTTGAGAACAAGCTCCAGTTCGTTTGCAATCCAGATGCCTCCAAGCCCGAGATTCGGGACATTGTTGAGGCGCGCTTCGATGTCACGGTCGACGACATCAACACGCAGGTAACGATGAAAGGCAAGAAGAAAGCAATCATCAAACTCGCTGAAGAGGACGACGCGCAGGAAGTCGCCTCTCGAATCGGGGTGTTCTGA
- a CDS encoding putative RNA uridine N3 methyltransferase, translated as MTVSVLVPSSLTREAEDKREATRKLGYVARAATIFRADRLIVYPDRDGETGRFDDGFVSTVLRYAATPPYLRNEAWGMRDELEYVGVLPPLRAVSQTGSESNGSGSTRQGIVTEVGPEGRVRVNCGLQHPISLNTPPSMEVAEGERVTVRISSRRPVRAKLVDGPLPGLSVERTDLSTALGREDAGVCIASSRHGAELTVGRLETLAGRVDRNGMTVAFGAPERGLPEILGIEASEIVAAYDAAAVDDRVDVEPTDLGFDLWLNTVPNQGSKVVRTEEALFATLAPLSLQE; from the coding sequence ATGACCGTTAGCGTACTCGTGCCGTCGTCGCTCACCCGTGAAGCCGAGGACAAACGCGAGGCAACTCGTAAACTCGGATACGTCGCCCGCGCGGCGACAATCTTCCGGGCAGATCGCCTCATCGTCTACCCAGATCGGGATGGCGAAACTGGGCGATTCGATGATGGGTTCGTCAGTACCGTTCTGCGGTACGCCGCAACCCCACCATACCTCCGCAACGAGGCATGGGGGATGCGAGACGAACTAGAGTACGTCGGCGTCTTGCCACCGCTGCGCGCGGTGTCACAGACCGGCTCCGAATCGAACGGTTCGGGGTCGACAAGACAAGGAATCGTGACCGAGGTCGGACCTGAAGGGCGCGTCCGGGTCAATTGCGGACTGCAACACCCGATCTCCCTCAACACACCTCCATCGATGGAGGTCGCCGAGGGGGAGCGCGTGACCGTCAGGATCTCTTCGCGACGACCGGTCCGGGCGAAACTCGTCGACGGCCCCCTACCGGGGCTTAGCGTCGAGCGGACGGACCTTTCGACAGCTCTCGGCCGTGAGGACGCTGGCGTTTGTATCGCGTCGTCTCGCCATGGTGCGGAACTTACCGTGGGGCGACTCGAGACGCTGGCCGGACGCGTTGACCGCAATGGGATGACCGTTGCGTTCGGTGCGCCCGAGAGAGGGCTGCCGGAAATCCTCGGAATCGAGGCATCCGAGATCGTAGCTGCGTACGACGCAGCTGCCGTGGATGACAGAGTCGACGTCGAACCCACCGATCTAGGGTTCGATCTCTGGCTGAATACGGTTCCGAACCAGGGCAGCAAGGTGGTGCGAACGGAGGAGGCTCTGTTCGCCACCCTCGCTCCCCTCTCACTGCAAGAGTGA
- a CDS encoding 30S ribosomal protein S19 yields MSQEYRTGREGEDFTYRGHTLEELQDLELEEVAELLPARQRRSVNRGLSVEKQKLLEKARGKGEEETANAPIRTHLRDMPVLPEFVGLTFEVYNGQSFERVRIDPEMIGHYLGEFQLTRNSVEHGQAGIGATRSSKFVPLK; encoded by the coding sequence ATGAGTCAGGAGTACCGAACCGGCCGTGAAGGTGAAGACTTCACCTACCGCGGTCACACGCTTGAGGAGCTGCAGGATCTGGAGCTCGAGGAAGTCGCAGAACTGTTGCCCGCACGTCAGCGGCGAAGTGTCAACCGCGGTCTCTCTGTTGAGAAGCAAAAGCTTCTCGAGAAGGCTCGCGGCAAAGGCGAAGAGGAAACGGCGAACGCGCCGATCCGAACGCACCTGCGCGATATGCCGGTGCTGCCGGAGTTCGTTGGACTGACCTTCGAGGTCTACAACGGACAGTCGTTCGAGCGTGTTCGCATCGACCCCGAGATGATCGGCCACTATCTCGGAGAGTTCCAGCTGACCCGTAACTCCGTCGAGCACGGACAGGCTGGTATCGGTGCAACTCGATCGTCGAAGTTCGTCCCACTGAAGTGA
- a CDS encoding 50S ribosomal protein L22: MGINYSVDADPDKTAKAMLRERHMSNKHSKEVARAIKGRTVADAQAYLQDVIDEEQSVPFKSHNSGAGHRSDIEGWDAGKYPEKVSGEFLDLLENVEANADQQGFDGSAMEIVHVAAHKVGESVGRKPRAMGRASAWNTPQVDVEIVVEEIDEETEDDN; encoded by the coding sequence ATGGGAATCAACTACTCAGTCGACGCCGACCCCGACAAGACCGCGAAAGCGATGCTTCGGGAGCGTCACATGAGCAACAAGCACAGCAAGGAAGTCGCCCGTGCAATCAAAGGCCGCACCGTTGCGGACGCACAGGCGTACCTTCAGGACGTCATCGACGAGGAACAGTCCGTTCCGTTCAAGTCCCACAACTCCGGCGCGGGTCACCGCTCGGACATCGAGGGCTGGGACGCCGGCAAGTATCCCGAGAAGGTCTCGGGCGAGTTCCTTGACCTGCTCGAGAACGTCGAGGCTAACGCGGACCAGCAGGGCTTTGATGGCTCTGCAATGGAGATCGTCCACGTCGCCGCCCACAAGGTCGGCGAATCGGTCGGTCGCAAGCCCCGTGCGATGGGGCGTGCCTCGGCGTGGAACACGCCACAGGTCGATGTCGAGATCGTCGTCGAAGAGATCGACGAAGAAACGGAGGACGACAACTAA
- a CDS encoding 30S ribosomal protein S4e, giving the protein MTKHQKRLSVPKTWPVERKTETFTVKAGAGPHGEEGVPLVVLLRDVLGYVDSTKEARYALSEDAILVNGQPINDEQRPIGIFDILAFPGREEYYRVFPDEGGRLSLTEIDADAADSRLGKIDGKQQVPGGDTQLTLHDGTNVIADVDAYNTKDSIVVDNDDKSVVAHFPYEEGALVTAIRGNHGGKIGEVESIDVTPGSGSNTVTISTDDGEFDTVEEYVVVIDENFTGDDSSSNDASGATASTGDDE; this is encoded by the coding sequence ATGACGAAACACCAGAAACGACTCTCAGTACCAAAGACCTGGCCGGTCGAGCGCAAGACCGAGACCTTCACCGTCAAGGCCGGTGCTGGCCCGCACGGTGAGGAGGGCGTGCCGCTGGTCGTCCTGCTTCGGGACGTCCTCGGCTACGTCGACTCGACGAAGGAAGCCCGCTATGCGCTTTCGGAGGACGCGATTCTCGTCAACGGACAGCCGATCAACGACGAGCAGCGTCCAATCGGTATCTTCGACATTCTGGCGTTCCCCGGCCGTGAGGAGTACTACCGTGTCTTCCCAGACGAAGGCGGTCGGCTTTCGCTGACCGAGATCGACGCTGATGCGGCAGACAGCCGCCTCGGCAAGATCGACGGCAAGCAGCAGGTTCCAGGTGGCGACACCCAACTAACGCTGCACGATGGCACGAACGTCATCGCCGATGTCGATGCATACAACACGAAAGATTCGATCGTTGTCGACAACGACGACAAATCGGTTGTTGCCCACTTCCCATACGAAGAGGGTGCACTCGTCACTGCTATCCGTGGAAACCACGGTGGCAAAATCGGCGAAGTCGAATCGATTGACGTCACGCCCGGCAGCGGTTCGAACACCGTCACCATCTCGACCGACGATGGCGAGTTCGACACTGTCGAAGAGTACGTCGTCGTCATCGACGAGAACTTTACGGGCGACGACTCGTCGTCGAATGATGCGAGCGGTGCAACCGCGAGCACGGGTGATGATGAATGA
- a CDS encoding MTH1187 family thiamine-binding protein — protein sequence MTVIALLSVAPVIEDSMASEVAKAVDALEEYNVTYETNPMGTVIEADEIGELFAAAQAAHEAVDGDRVSTVLKIDDKRGREQSADQKVDAVEAALGRPAHSDE from the coding sequence ATGACGGTCATTGCACTGTTGAGCGTCGCACCGGTCATCGAAGACAGCATGGCGTCGGAAGTTGCCAAGGCAGTCGACGCACTCGAGGAGTACAATGTGACCTACGAGACGAACCCAATGGGGACGGTGATTGAAGCGGACGAGATTGGCGAACTGTTTGCAGCAGCCCAAGCAGCCCACGAGGCGGTCGACGGCGACCGCGTGAGTACGGTGTTAAAAATCGACGACAAACGCGGTCGCGAACAGTCGGCCGACCAGAAAGTCGACGCCGTCGAAGCGGCCTTGGGACGACCTGCCCACAGCGACGAGTAA
- a CDS encoding 50S ribosomal protein L2: MGRRILGQRRGRGTSTFRAPSHRYKAKLDHKKTEDDDIVRGTVVDIEHDPARSAPIAAIEFEDGEQRLVLVPEGVTVGEEIQVGVSAEIKPGNTLPLAEIPEGVPVCNVESNPGDGGKFARAGGTNADLITHDRSAAVVQLPSGEVKRLDPQCRATIGVVAGGGRTEKPMVKAGNKYHKMRARGSKWPRVRGVAMNAVDHPFGGGGRQHPGKPKSVSRDAPPGRKVGDISSRRTGRGGNK; the protein is encoded by the coding sequence ATGGGACGACGTATTCTCGGACAACGACGCGGTCGCGGTACCTCCACGTTCCGTGCCCCGTCGCACCGATACAAGGCGAAACTCGACCACAAGAAGACCGAAGACGACGATATCGTCCGCGGGACGGTCGTCGATATCGAACACGACCCTGCTCGATCCGCGCCGATCGCAGCTATCGAGTTCGAGGATGGCGAACAGCGTCTCGTTCTCGTTCCCGAAGGCGTCACCGTTGGCGAGGAGATTCAGGTCGGAGTTTCTGCTGAGATCAAGCCGGGGAACACGCTTCCCCTCGCAGAGATCCCAGAAGGGGTTCCGGTCTGTAACGTTGAGTCCAACCCAGGCGACGGCGGGAAGTTCGCCCGTGCCGGGGGGACCAACGCAGACCTAATCACCCACGACCGCTCGGCTGCGGTTGTCCAGCTTCCAAGTGGCGAGGTCAAGCGCCTCGATCCACAGTGTCGAGCCACCATCGGCGTTGTCGCCGGTGGCGGTCGCACTGAGAAGCCAATGGTTAAAGCAGGGAACAAGTATCACAAGATGCGCGCACGCGGGTCCAAGTGGCCTCGCGTTCGTGGTGTTGCGATGAACGCCGTTGACCACCCATTCGGTGGCGGTGGCCGACAGCACCCCGGAAAGCCGAAGTCCGTCTCGCGGGATGCCCCGCCAGGACGGAAGGTCGGTGACATTTCCTCGCGCCGTACCGGCCGAGGTGGAAACAAATGA
- the rpl4p gene encoding 50S ribosomal protein L4 produces the protein MEATVRDLDGSDAGSVDLPAVFETQYRPDLIARAVRAAQANRKQDYGADEFAGMRTPAESFGSGRGMAHVPRQDGRGRRVPQTIKGRKAHPPKAEKDQGESINTKTRKLATRSAIAATTDAELVAERGHQFDDDAEIPVVVSDEFEDLVKTKEVVSFLEAAGLDADIERADEGRSVRAGQGKIRGRKYKTPTSILFVTSSESGPSRGARNLAGADVTTAAEVNTEDLAPGAQPGRLTVWTESALEEVADR, from the coding sequence ATGGAAGCAACAGTACGCGACCTGGACGGCTCCGACGCGGGTTCGGTCGACCTCCCGGCGGTCTTCGAGACCCAGTACCGCCCGGACTTGATCGCCCGCGCCGTGCGCGCTGCCCAGGCTAACCGAAAGCAGGACTACGGTGCCGACGAGTTCGCTGGCATGCGAACGCCAGCCGAATCGTTCGGTAGTGGCCGCGGTATGGCCCACGTCCCTCGACAGGACGGACGCGGTCGCCGTGTTCCCCAGACGATCAAGGGGCGCAAGGCACACCCGCCAAAAGCCGAGAAAGACCAGGGCGAATCGATCAACACGAAAACACGAAAACTGGCCACCCGCAGCGCAATCGCCGCGACGACGGATGCTGAACTCGTCGCCGAGCGCGGACACCAGTTCGACGATGACGCTGAGATTCCAGTCGTCGTTTCCGACGAGTTCGAAGACCTCGTCAAAACGAAGGAGGTCGTCTCCTTCCTCGAGGCAGCAGGCCTCGACGCCGACATCGAGCGTGCAGACGAGGGTCGAAGCGTCCGTGCCGGGCAGGGGAAGATCCGTGGCCGGAAGTACAAGACGCCGACGTCGATTCTGTTCGTCACCTCGAGCGAATCCGGCCCATCCCGTGGTGCTCGGAACCTCGCTGGAGCCGACGTGACGACAGCTGCAGAGGTCAACACTGAGGACCTCGCACCTGGTGCACAGCCAGGTCGACTCACCGTCTGGACCGAAAGCGCACTCGAGGAGGTGGCAGACCGATGA
- a CDS encoding heavy-metal-associated domain-containing protein — protein sequence MEQTTLEVTDMSCSGCEQNVTEALEALSGVASARASHEDNEVRVDHSEETIDEATIASTITDAGYEPTV from the coding sequence ATGGAACAGACCACACTCGAGGTCACCGACATGTCCTGTAGCGGCTGTGAGCAGAACGTTACTGAGGCACTCGAGGCGCTTTCTGGCGTCGCATCCGCGCGAGCAAGCCACGAGGACAACGAGGTTCGCGTCGACCACAGTGAGGAGACGATCGACGAGGCGACGATCGCGTCGACGATTACCGATGCCGGCTACGAACCCACAGTCTGA
- a CDS encoding GNAT family N-acetyltransferase — protein MDIRALSSDADRRLAVPILQQLWTDKSPAEIMAWTAQEAYTLIGGFVDGELIAVAGVRIDDFLHHTRHAWLYDFVVDEPSRGEGYGTALLEYVEEWASSNECDVIGLASPLAKSQEHQYYTAREYDKWGYVLEKEL, from the coding sequence ATGGATATTCGAGCGCTCTCGAGTGACGCTGACCGGCGGTTGGCAGTCCCGATTCTCCAGCAGTTGTGGACCGATAAGTCCCCAGCGGAGATCATGGCGTGGACGGCTCAGGAGGCGTACACGCTCATCGGCGGTTTCGTCGACGGCGAACTGATCGCTGTCGCCGGGGTCCGAATCGACGATTTTCTGCATCACACTCGTCACGCTTGGCTCTACGATTTCGTCGTCGACGAACCCTCTCGAGGTGAGGGCTACGGTACTGCGCTCTTGGAATACGTTGAGGAGTGGGCGTCGTCGAACGAGTGCGATGTCATTGGACTGGCCTCGCCACTAGCCAAATCGCAGGAACATCAGTACTACACTGCCCGTGAATACGACAAGTGGGGCTATGTCCTCGAGAAAGAGCTTTGA
- a CDS encoding 30S ribosomal protein S17, with protein MAIGLDVDTPPEPENPEEYDYEKCPFYGELSVRGQILEGLVVSTDMDKTVVVEREYDVAVPKYDRYMKRRSRIPAHVPGVLEPLSVGDSVKIAETRPLSKTKSHVVVEITEEATAEDIAELTGQAEPEPELSAEDLAADDAEETQGEE; from the coding sequence ATGGCAATAGGATTAGACGTTGACACCCCTCCGGAACCAGAAAACCCGGAGGAATACGACTACGAGAAGTGTCCGTTCTACGGCGAACTCTCCGTTCGAGGACAGATCCTCGAGGGACTCGTCGTTTCGACGGACATGGACAAGACCGTAGTCGTCGAACGAGAGTACGATGTCGCGGTTCCGAAGTACGACCGCTACATGAAGCGACGCTCGCGCATTCCGGCACACGTGCCAGGCGTGCTTGAGCCGCTCTCGGTTGGCGACTCGGTCAAGATCGCAGAGACCCGACCACTGTCGAAGACGAAATCGCACGTGGTCGTCGAAATAACTGAAGAGGCAACCGCAGAGGATATCGCTGAGTTGACCGGACAGGCAGAGCCTGAGCCGGAACTCTCCGCTGAGGATCTCGCTGCGGATGACGCCGAAGAAACCCAGGGTGAAGAGTAA